acacaatgtaaacatgtttttatttatttgtttatttggggtaaaaaaaaatataaacacccAAAAATCATTATgtcaaataacaagatcatgATTCCatgaaaatgagatttttggaagaaaaaagaaaatcctgTCCATATTGTAAGGGCCAATAGCAAAAGTATTGGAAGCAATAACAACCAATAGCAAGCCCATGAAGCACATGTGGCTCACCTTACAAGTTTTGGGAGTGATGAGTGAGGTAAGAAACAGGCAAAAGAGATCTTCTCTAGCATATTTTATACGGAgccaaaattttgttaaatcacaACCATTGATTAATTATTGCACATAATTAaacaagaaatagaaaataatcaaCGGTTCAGATTTGGGATGCAAGGAAGATCGTGCTGCAGCGGCAAGAGAGGATCGAAAAAGTTGGAGTgaggtttttcatttttgtgttCACCCGAGAAGCAGAAGCAGAAGCAGAAGTAGAAGCCCGTGTTGAGTTCCATTTTCCACTGCACAAACAACGCACAACGCACAACGCACACACGCGCCATCGTCATGGTTCTGCCAGAGTCGCTGTTCTTTAGCGCTCCGTCACTGTCACTATCACTGTAACTGACATATAAAAAGCACTTTTCCTCTCTTCTCAAATCTTCCATTTCATGGCTATTCTACCTCCTGCTTCTTCACTTCCCTCGTCTTCTGGTAAGTATCTTCTTTCTCTGCTATTCAATTTCCGAATTACTGTTACTCTTTCAACTAATTCGTTATTTCATTTCTCAATAAAACGAATGAGTTTTAAAGGAGAGTGCtgacttatattatttattcatttgctcTTACAATAATAGAACTGTCGAGTTCGGTGGagcgaaataaataaattaaaagtgttttttgtaatgtattcGGTCTTCAGATTGTGAACAAGTCCAAAAGTTTTAGGGCTAAATGCAGATTTTAGGAATTTGATCATGAGAATGAGTGCAAAATTCTGATCGAGAGTAGATTTTTGTTTTCGATTGATATAGCTTAGAtgattgttaattattttatacattttgagattttcttttgttttatgcGATTTGAGATACTTACCTACAGTACACGTGTTAAGAATTCAATCATGAGAACGAGTGCAAAATTCTGTTGGAGACTAGATTTTTGTTCTAAACTGATTAAACTTGGGtgattgttaattattttatacattttgaGATTATCGTTTGTTTTATGTGTTTTGAGATACTTACCTACCTACACTACACGTGTTAACGTCTTTGACTTGAGATTTTAAATTGTGTTCGTGTGCTCTTTCTGTTGGATGGTGTTTTCATCTTTGTTCAACACTGTGTGTCTTGTAGAGGGGATATGTTGCTCTACTTATGGAATAACAAGCAATTCAATCAAACTTCCTATTGATGGCCGAAGGTGGCATGATCTTGCCAGCACAAGGTGCTTACATTACATGAAGGATGATTATTTATCCTTATTCAGCTTTCTCTTGCTTATAGACCTGTATTAGTTATAGTACATGTGGGATCATTcagtttgttttttaattagagACAAGGAAAATATGGGAAGATGTTTTAGACATATTTGCATCCATGATCCATATCAGTACGACAATCATCTATTGTGAGTGACTCCCCCCCATATTATCTATATAGCTTGGCAGGTTTAATCCATCATTTCGTTATACACACAATGTCAATCCACTTGAACTAGAACTCAAACTGTTAAGCGGAGTCCaagaattatttatataaccCTAACACATGAATCCTGGATGGATGCTAGGATTTTAGTTTTGTTGCATGATTTTACCACCGGTaaccaaatatttatttcaGATGAAGTACCTAGAACCCTCAAAACAAGAatgctattatttttaatcacaaCACTATTTTAGTTTTGTTGCATGATTTTAGTTTTGTTCCATTTACTGTGTTggttgaaaattcaaaaaactGTGATCAATGCAATTATTTATATCGGTTTTTTCTTGTCACTTCTCAATTCTTGTCCAGGTAATTGTTCTTCGTGAAAGATTTCTAAAATGCTTTGTTTACTGAAAATAGTTTTGGTTATCTTTAGGTGCAAAAGTCCATTTTTTGGATCACCACACCTCCTTTGGCTATCCACAGGGCATGATCTGTGCCTTTCAAAGGTTAATGTTGCTGCAGACTATTCAGATTCTATACCCGATTCTTCTGATCAAATGGATGAACAAGGTTTCATCCTCTTGAAGAACTGAAAGGTTCCAACGATATTCAGCCAGCTAGACTCTCTCCTGCCGAAATAGCAAAAACAACTGTAGAGGTTTGTGCCTATATGCTTTTGTGCACATGAAACAAGTTAATTTGTGACATCTAGGGCTACAGACCTAGTACACATAATATGATGTTTCCATTTTGCTGGATGCATTTTGGCAGTATCTGTATACTTTTTATCATCATGCCCTGTTTGTTGGCATTAGGCTAATAAAAGCGCTTTGCTAGTATTTCCTGGAATGGTACACTGTGAACCACATGACCAGATTTCATGGGCTGAGTTTCAATATCATATTGATGATGTTGgaggtttgttttctttttgttatgcatatatttttgtttacgAAATGAGAATTATCAGTTACGTTAATGAATTCCTTATTCAGTATTAAACATTTAGAATTATAACCTATtgcttttgtttcctttttttttccctgtagatatatattttgaaatctcTGATGATGCAAACCTTTTGGCGGATTGTGGAGCTAACAATCCTGTGGTAGGAATTTTGTATCCGTTTTCAAAGGGATTTCTTTGTTATACATGCTAAGAGATTGGCCAACTATACTTAGCTGTTCCGCTGTTgagctttctttctttctttttttttttttctgtctaaTGAATATTCTATATCCTTTGTTCTTTTACTTCTTTGTCTTCCCAtctgataataattatttttataaaaatatatttaatctctttttaaaaaaattgatggaatTTGCAGGTagtaaaaattttaagaacCCCCAAATGCTTTGCTTCTGGGAATCATGTGATGGGTCTTTCTGTCAAACCTCTGTGCACAATATTTCTGGTTATAAGTCTTAGACTTCTAATCTCTTGCACCTACTTTTCCCTTGATgctcttcttttctttatttttgatgtAATTGGGACTCCCAGTTAGATTTCATGTCTTCTCTCAAAATAAAAAGCCAGTCATAGATGAAATactttatttcaaattatatgaaattattaataCAGATCCAGAGATTATGTAGTCATTTTAAAGTATTGTTTCTTTTAAGTGATTCAACTGTCTTTGTGCAACAACTATTAAAGAGCTAAATTTGTAGTTTGGATGATAAACTGAAGTAGTTTTGTCATGGTATTTTTGTGTTCCATCCCTATCTTTGACATAGaagttgtgaaattgatattcTAAGTCCGTGTTGCTTCAGAATGCTTTGATTGGAATGGACATCCCAATATATGATAATAATAGAAGGACTGCTAGTGAATATGACATTTTCAATAATGGCAGCGATGATGAATTCaaatttgatgatgatgatattgaggtttgcattttcaaatgcttaaattatgaaatttagtcGGTTGTTTTAGTTACTAATGGTTTCTTTTTATGCATCTGAGAAATTCAAATCACAAGTATATTCTTCTGCAAACAGGTTTCAGAAATGGAGGAGTTTAATATTCCAGTGAATTGGGGACAGTCTGATACTACAAAGTCtgttcatccaatttatttctcGAAGTGCTTAGCAAAGGTTCTCCCCCCCCCCACCCCACCCACCCACCcacacacaaaagaaaaaaaagaagaagaaaacttataactaattttcaagtttcaacatgAGAATGATTTAACAGATTCATAGGCTCTGGAAGAAATAACATTGATCCTTTTGTGAATTTTCTTCTaggccatcaacaacatggaaTATGTTAAAAGAATGAACCATCCTTCAAATGGTGTTTCTATAATAGGGTTCCTTAGACCCGTTTATGGTGAAGAAAAGTCATATCTAAGATGGATGTATCACACTGAAGATGGCGATGTATACATCTCAGACTGGAGAGGTATCTGTTTtcttcaaatttaatatttctgaTCTATGAATTTCCTTTTTATACGTTTAATATAAAATCATGGTGAGTTTTTTAAGAGCATGATAGGTTACCTATCAGAGCAACCCTATGGATAACTGTATAaattcctaaaattaaattttgtagagCATAGATTTTTATTGAAGGGGAATGTTAAGTTTCTTGTGTTGGAAGTTAGAGTAAAGGATATAATTACACATTTACACCGATCcagttttaacttttatatgttactttaatgtttttatttatctataaagtaattttttaatttgtaggcTACCTTTTATATGCATTCTATATCATACTTTCTTGCCATGTTGCAtttctgaagaagaagaagcatgtTAAAGAGGACAGAGTGCTCTGAACTTCCTCACAGTTTCGTATTGCAGAAGGATCTTGTTTAGTTGACTAAAGTTGTGCTACTTTATTGAACACTCAAACTTTGGTGCTAGTTGTTTGGGTTCTGCTACTTTTACTCATTGGTTCTTGTCTAGGAAAGCCAATCTAATATTGCAATATCAATATAACAACAAAGCTTGAAGCTTGTCATTGTAGTTCTCTGAGCATAATGCATTTATGTAACTTGAAGAGGTAGAACCTCTTCTTCCTCAGTAACATGAAATCttagttttgacaaaaaaaatgtagattCATTGGTAAATtgccttttaacttttttttccttttcaatctTTGGATGGTGAAGATTTTTACTCAAatagtgatgatgatgatgaaagagaCACTAATTTGACACTATATCGATTGGAGATCCTGTCAATCGAGCTCCACTCCATGTATGGATATCAGGCATGTATCACAAAACCGATTCCTCTCCCTACATCTATCTATTGTTAAATTATATCTGAATAG
The genomic region above belongs to Glycine max cultivar Williams 82 chromosome 14, Glycine_max_v4.0, whole genome shotgun sequence and contains:
- the LOC100815623 gene encoding LOW QUALITY PROTEIN: uncharacterized protein At3g49140 (The sequence of the model RefSeq protein was modified relative to this genomic sequence to represent the inferred CDS: deleted 2 bases in 1 codon; substituted 1 base at 1 genomic stop codon); the protein is MAILPPASSLPSSSEGICCSTYGITSNSIKLPIDGRRWHDLASTRCKSPFFGSPHLLWLSTGHDLCLSKVNVAADYSDSIPDSSDQGXTRFHPLEELKGSNDIQPARLSPAEIAKTTVEANKSALLVFPGMVHCEPHDQISWAEFQYHIDDVGDIYFEISDDANLLADCGANNPVVVKILRTPKCFASGNHVMGLSVKPLCTIFLNALIGMDIPIYDNNRRTASEYDIFNNGSDDEFKFDDDDIEVSEMEEFNIPVNWGQSDTTKSVHPIYFSKCLAKAINNMEYVKRMNHPSNGVSIIGFLRPVYGEEKSYLRWMYHTEDGDVYISDWRDFYSNSDDDDERDTNLTLYRLEILSIELHSMYGYQSEISVLDFQDAEPDILAHSSSEILERFNQFCDDEIKALCKKKGLYGEGAYLVGVDSLGVDVRVLSGAEVKTHRFPFKVQAANANAAEKQIWQLLFPRSRRKKNMKKWWSASMI